A single Armatimonadota bacterium DNA region contains:
- a CDS encoding PTS sugar transporter subunit IIA, translating to MERALSLSELLPPGAIRLGVSARDWREAIAACGEALVAAGITTPAYTAEMIATVEQLGPYIVIAPGIALAHARPSAAVLRPGLAWVTLAEPVPFGHRENDPVVLVVGLAAPDSSSHVRALATLAGLLEDGQRRQALLAARSAEQVRAMISAYERSTSGLAGPQAAGG from the coding sequence GTGGAGCGCGCGCTGTCCCTGTCCGAGTTGCTGCCCCCCGGCGCCATCCGGCTGGGCGTCTCCGCCCGCGACTGGCGGGAGGCCATCGCGGCCTGCGGGGAGGCGCTGGTGGCGGCAGGGATTACGACGCCTGCCTACACGGCGGAGATGATCGCCACCGTCGAGCAGCTGGGCCCCTACATCGTCATCGCCCCGGGGATCGCCCTGGCCCACGCGCGGCCGTCGGCGGCGGTCCTGCGGCCCGGGCTGGCGTGGGTGACCCTGGCGGAGCCGGTCCCCTTCGGCCACCGGGAGAACGACCCGGTGGTCCTGGTGGTGGGGCTGGCGGCACCGGACAGCTCTTCCCACGTGCGGGCCCTGGCCACCCTGGCGGGATTGCTGGAAGACGGCCAGCGCCGACAGGCCCTGCTGGCCGCGCGGTCGGCCGAGCAGGTGCGCGCGATGATCAGTGCCTACGAACGGTCAACATCCGGCCTGGCAGGACCACAGGCCGCCGGCGGGTAA
- a CDS encoding HPr family phosphocarrier protein — MKRLRLTVVNEVGLHARPAAVFVSEAARFASRIRVRNATTDSGWVDAKSILSVLTLGVEQNHEIEIAVEGPDEDQAAAALERLVASDFAGRL, encoded by the coding sequence ATGAAACGCCTGCGGCTGACAGTGGTCAACGAAGTGGGACTGCACGCCCGCCCGGCGGCGGTGTTCGTCTCCGAGGCGGCGCGGTTTGCCTCCCGGATTCGGGTGCGCAATGCGACCACCGACAGCGGGTGGGTGGACGCCAAGAGCATCCTCAGCGTCCTCACCCTGGGGGTGGAGCAGAACCACGAGATCGAGATCGCCGTGGAGGGGCCCGACGAGGACCAGGCGGCGGCGGCGCTGGAGCGGCTGGTTGCCTCCGACTTCGCCGGCAGGCTGTGA